A part of Candidatus Moraniibacteriota bacterium genomic DNA contains:
- a CDS encoding fibronectin type III domain-containing protein: MRHCRADLTRGDTYYIADGSYGSYTFDDNASGTTPITIKKCTASDHGTETGYGAGYCDGQAVFGGLTFKRPYYVFDGAKRNEDNWQETLAYGFKTSEIYANTGDGANAPNIIIRYVDIGGPNGEICTGSTPGSGIYAVYGSMHNWTISRSHIHNVEISIRTVNVNNWTIEHTHLGPSWAKESISNNEASGWILRHNKFIDNLIYPPTACQHGGDGATADMWTRVTNGSNDNWSVYGNVFGDSGTYNNIMRTNAVVLGSYWSGPSDGVSGWKVYNNVFYNIQGGQNLVKLGNGSGNVVANNLWYKSREAGQNIGIVTNGTAYTSWCNSTPYSLCPSSPGTWLQGSDNPFVNVTGFNFNLKSSISGASPINAGTALGEGFDSIDGNGNTRGADGTWDIGAYEYTSGSSTPDTTSPTSPTGLAANATSQSSITVSWTASTDPIVAGQTTSGISNYIVERCQGSGCSTFTQVGTPTTSPFVDSGLTPNTFYNYHVRATDAAGNLSGWSNVVGATTQSGGVNYYIRDGGTSSTCTDWTNACDSLPSTLVRGATYYIADGSYGSYTFDDDASGTTPITIKKCIASDHGTGTGYSADYCDGQAVFGGLYFTRPYYVIDGATRNESNWKDAGAYGIRATEVRASRLDGGHSPSGECSADNLSFSYLHVGNTGTTYATYTGSRSFYLGGFGGGALACQNWSISRVLIQNTLELQCAGGEGLLVEKSYFYKGWSKEAIRGQVHCKDAIVRWNIFEDSCHNPQEGYACTGEIAAWDGNANSMDAWQIYGNVFYKTGQDTYLNTDAVVMIGDTVGPGPITNNSVAYDNTIAGIKVGYNSSIHLNGGTGNVCRNNLWYDTKTSGCSANTSSNNILATSNPFVNYPGGDLRLSGTTAAGYSLGSPYNADLLGSTRGADGTWDIGAYEYTSGSSTPDTTSPTSPTNLAATAPSSSSITVSWTASTDPTVAGQTTSGISNYVVERCQGTGCSTFTQVGTPTTSPFVDSGLTPNTFYNYHVRATDAAGNLSGWSNVVGATTQAPDTQAPTAPSNLQTSVVSSSSINLAWTASTDNVAVTNYTVERCSGTSCTTFTQIATPTTNSYSDAGLTGTTTYRYRVLATDAANNTSPYSNISSATTPETPPVSQYLQAGYNFAEGTGTTTQDISGHNHTGTLSNTTWSTSGKYGNALDFNGTSSSVGIGNWNIPGSAITLSAWVRADDWKTDDVRILSKATDSTEQGHTWMLSDSNSLLRFRLKTGGTTTTLVATSGTLQTNVWTHVAAVYDGSTMTLYKDGLEVGSQAKTGTIDQNTANISIGANPEGSNSFDGTIDDVRIYNKALTQSEIQTDMNTALTSGGGGTVACNTVTTANFSDAAYNSYGAPFDAFQTSTNLMNALCTSADTHTITLTTGVTGDTARIVYTKGYWYDAIGSAWRQYTGTCTGALNGEWCQGSVSATITDANVSTSGTGSPTYLVGMTCSVQGGSWKCGCRDTACASFNWQVQGGGM; the protein is encoded by the coding sequence ATGCGACATTGCCGAGCCGATCTGACCCGCGGCGATACCTACTATATCGCGGATGGGAGTTACGGCAGCTACACCTTCGACGACAACGCCAGCGGCACAACGCCGATCACGATTAAGAAATGCACTGCGAGCGATCATGGGACGGAGACTGGGTACGGCGCGGGGTATTGCGATGGGCAGGCGGTATTTGGTGGTCTGACTTTTAAGCGCCCCTACTATGTGTTTGATGGTGCAAAACGAAATGAAGACAATTGGCAAGAGACGCTAGCCTATGGCTTTAAGACGTCCGAAATTTACGCAAACACAGGTGATGGCGCAAATGCTCCGAACATAATAATACGCTATGTGGATATCGGCGGTCCGAACGGAGAAATATGTACCGGGAGTACGCCAGGAAGTGGTATATATGCCGTGTATGGAAGCATGCACAACTGGACCATTTCCCGAAGCCATATACATAACGTGGAAATCAGTATTCGGACTGTTAATGTAAATAATTGGACTATTGAACATACCCATCTTGGTCCGAGTTGGGCAAAAGAAAGCATTTCAAACAATGAAGCGAGCGGGTGGATTCTTCGACACAATAAATTCATCGACAATCTCATCTATCCTCCAACCGCTTGCCAACACGGTGGCGACGGCGCGACGGCAGATATGTGGACTCGTGTAACCAACGGATCGAATGATAATTGGTCAGTCTATGGAAATGTTTTCGGAGATAGTGGCACGTACAACAACATCATGCGCACCAATGCGGTCGTATTGGGAAGTTATTGGAGCGGTCCGTCGGACGGTGTTAGTGGGTGGAAAGTGTACAACAATGTGTTTTACAACATTCAAGGAGGACAAAATCTCGTCAAACTGGGGAACGGAAGCGGCAATGTCGTCGCGAATAATCTATGGTATAAATCGCGGGAAGCCGGTCAAAATATCGGTATCGTTACCAATGGAACAGCTTATACCTCATGGTGCAATTCTACACCCTATTCCCTCTGCCCCTCTTCGCCCGGGACGTGGCTGCAAGGAAGCGACAATCCTTTCGTCAATGTAACTGGTTTTAATTTTAATCTTAAATCTTCGATTTCTGGCGCATCTCCCATTAATGCTGGAACGGCGCTTGGCGAAGGCTTTGACTCAATTGACGGAAACGGAAATACCCGCGGTGCCGACGGCACCTGGGACATCGGCGCCTACGAGTACACCTCCGGCTCTAGTACCCCCGACACCACTTCCCCCACTTCTCCCACCGGCCTCGCCGCAAACGCCACGAGCCAATCGAGCATCACCGTCTCCTGGACCGCCTCGACCGATCCGATAGTCGCGGGACAGACCACCTCAGGTATTTCCAATTACATCGTCGAGCGCTGCCAAGGCTCCGGTTGTTCCACCTTCACCCAAGTCGGCACTCCGACCACCTCTCCCTTCGTCGACTCCGGCCTCACGCCAAACACCTTTTACAACTATCACGTCCGCGCGACCGATGCCGCCGGGAATCTCTCCGGCTGGTCCAATGTGGTCGGTGCCACCACGCAGTCGGGCGGAGTCAATTATTATATCCGTGACGGAGGCACATCCTCAACCTGTACCGACTGGACGAATGCCTGTGATTCGCTTCCGTCGACTCTGGTGCGCGGGGCAACCTACTATATCGCGGATGGGAGTTACGGCAGCTACACCTTCGACGACGACGCGAGCGGTACGACACCGATTACAATCAAGAAATGCATTGCGAGCGATCACGGGACGGGGACGGGATACAGTGCGGACTATTGCGACGGGCAGGCGGTATTTGGCGGTCTGTATTTCACTCGTCCTTATTATGTCATCGACGGCGCCACGCGAAATGAAAGTAACTGGAAGGACGCCGGGGCTTATGGCATTAGAGCGACTGAAGTTCGGGCGTCTCGGCTCGATGGAGGACATTCCCCATCAGGTGAATGCTCGGCGGATAATCTGTCGTTCAGCTATTTGCACGTCGGCAATACGGGGACTACTTATGCCACATACACCGGGTCGAGATCTTTTTATCTAGGCGGGTTTGGGGGCGGTGCGCTAGCCTGCCAAAATTGGTCGATCTCTCGGGTACTTATTCAGAACACGCTGGAGTTGCAGTGCGCTGGCGGCGAAGGGCTTCTTGTTGAGAAAAGCTATTTTTACAAAGGTTGGTCCAAGGAAGCAATAAGGGGGCAAGTGCATTGCAAGGATGCGATTGTTCGATGGAATATTTTTGAGGATTCATGTCACAATCCGCAAGAGGGCTATGCTTGTACTGGTGAAATTGCTGCTTGGGATGGAAATGCCAACTCAATGGATGCGTGGCAAATCTATGGTAATGTCTTCTACAAGACAGGGCAAGACACTTATCTCAATACAGACGCTGTTGTGATGATTGGAGATACGGTTGGTCCTGGGCCGATTACTAATAATTCCGTTGCATACGACAATACTATTGCAGGAATTAAGGTTGGTTATAATTCGAGCATCCACTTAAACGGTGGCACAGGCAATGTCTGTCGCAATAATCTCTGGTATGATACCAAGACCAGTGGTTGTTCCGCGAATACTTCTAGCAATAATATCCTAGCTACTAGCAATCCGTTTGTTAATTATCCGGGTGGCGATTTGCGATTGTCCGGTACCACGGCGGCGGGTTATTCTCTGGGTTCACCCTACAACGCGGATTTATTGGGCAGCACCCGCGGTGCCGACGGCACCTGGGACATCGGCGCCTACGAGTACACCTCCGGCTCTAGTACCCCCGACACCACGTCTCCCACTTCTCCCACCAACCTCGCCGCTACTGCTCCTTCATCCTCCAGCATCACCGTCTCCTGGACCGCCTCGACCGATCCGACAGTCGCAGGACAAACCACGTCAGGTATTTCCAATTACGTCGTCGAACGCTGCCAAGGAACAGGCTGTTCCACCTTCACCCAAGTCGGCACTCCGACCACCTCTCCCTTCGTCGACTCCGGCCTCACGCCAAACACCTTTTACAACTATCACGTCCGCGCGACCGATGCCGCCGGGAATCTCTCCGGCTGGTCCAATGTGGTCGGTGCGACGACCCAAGCTCCTGATACGCAAGCGCCCACAGCTCCGAGCAATCTCCAAACCTCCGTCGTCTCATCCTCCAGCATCAACCTCGCCTGGACGGCAAGCACAGACAATGTCGCCGTCACCAATTACACCGTCGAACGCTGCTCCGGAACTTCCTGCACCACCTTCACCCAAATCGCCACTCCAACGACCAACTCCTACTCCGACGCCGGTCTTACGGGAACGACGACCTACCGCTACCGAGTCCTCGCAACCGATGCCGCCAACAACACTTCCCCCTACTCGAATATTTCTTCCGCCACGACCCCCGAGACACCTCCCGTCTCCCAGTATCTCCAGGCGGGCTACAACTTTGCCGAAGGCACCGGCACCACCACCCAAGACATCTCCGGTCACAACCACACCGGTACTCTCTCCAATACCACCTGGTCGACGAGCGGCAAATACGGAAACGCTCTCGACTTTAACGGAACGAGCAGCTCTGTCGGTATTGGAAACTGGAACATTCCCGGAAGCGCCATCACCCTAAGCGCCTGGGTACGGGCGGACGACTGGAAGACGGACGATGTCCGCATCCTCTCCAAAGCAACCGACAGTACCGAACAGGGTCATACCTGGATGCTCTCCGATTCCAATAGTCTCCTCCGCTTCCGCCTCAAAACCGGTGGCACAACCACAACCCTCGTTGCAACGAGCGGCACTCTCCAAACAAATGTCTGGACTCATGTCGCCGCGGTCTATGACGGAAGCACGATGACACTCTACAAAGACGGACTCGAAGTCGGAAGCCAAGCCAAAACCGGCACCATCGATCAAAACACCGCCAACATTTCAATCGGAGCAAATCCCGAAGGCTCCAACTCCTTTGACGGTACGATAGACGATGTCCGCATCTACAACAAGGCGCTCACGCAATCAGAAATCCAAACCGATATGAATACGGCGCTTACTTCGGGAGGAGGCGGTACGGTCGCCTGCAACACCGTGACGACCGCGAACTTCTCCGATGCCGCTTACAACAGTTACGGCGCGCCTTTCGATGCGTTTCAAACGAGTACGAATCTGATGAATGCACTGTGCACCAGCGCCGACACGCATACCATCACGCTCACGACCGGAGTAACGGGAGACACCGCGAGAATCGTCTACACCAAAGGCTACTGGTACGATGCAATAGGAAGCGCCTGGCGACAATACACCGGCACCTGCACGGGAGCGCTCAATGGCGAGTGGTGCCAAGGCTCCGTCTCCGCGACGATCACGGATGCCAATGTCTCCACTTCCGGGACGGGCTCACCCACCTACCTGGTCGGGATGACCTGCAGTGTGCAGGGAGGGAGTTGGAAGTGCGGGTGTCGGGATACGGCGTGTGCGAGTTTCAACTGGCAGGTGCAAGGGGGAGGGATGTAG
- a CDS encoding ParB/RepB/Spo0J family partition protein: MPQPHGLGRGLSSLIPQNQKKQDATPPENAQSFSSSASTQKTSPFGVKMAPLQKMPTAPPVSIKKEGESDSSVQSRSSDAPREPREISSPVFDIPVKTMQETAPPLTKDSVAVTAPAVSTGEGAALSVPIGNVVPNPHQPRIQFSEEKLMELAQSIKEHGILQPLIVTRVGSNFELIAGERRLQAAKIVGLTEVPVMIREAEDQEKFELAIIENIQRHDLNPIEESRAYERLSKEFQLSQEAIAKKMGRSRSAIANTMRLLQLPIDIQRAVADETISEGHAKALLSIDNPEKQRALFDLIVQQGLTVREAEMKSRNVSTRPPRKSASKDPEIEARESALSEIFGTKVRIAKTNAGGMIRIDYFSDEEFRNIFSKLASKGEENIQR; encoded by the coding sequence ATGCCGCAGCCACATGGTCTTGGAAGAGGGTTGTCTTCGTTGATTCCTCAGAACCAGAAAAAGCAAGATGCGACTCCTCCGGAGAATGCTCAATCTTTTTCATCCTCAGCTTCTACTCAGAAGACGAGTCCTTTTGGCGTGAAAATGGCACCTCTTCAGAAAATGCCCACAGCGCCTCCTGTTTCCATAAAGAAAGAAGGTGAGTCCGACTCATCCGTTCAATCAAGATCTTCAGATGCGCCTCGTGAACCTCGGGAGATTTCTTCGCCAGTGTTTGATATTCCCGTGAAGACTATGCAGGAGACAGCGCCACCACTCACGAAAGATTCTGTTGCAGTGACTGCTCCAGCAGTGTCTACAGGGGAAGGTGCGGCGCTTTCGGTACCGATAGGGAATGTGGTACCAAATCCGCATCAGCCACGCATCCAATTTAGCGAAGAAAAGCTCATGGAGCTCGCGCAGTCAATCAAGGAGCATGGTATCCTTCAACCACTCATTGTGACGCGTGTCGGGAGTAATTTTGAGCTTATTGCGGGGGAGCGTCGACTGCAGGCAGCGAAAATCGTCGGACTTACGGAAGTGCCTGTCATGATACGTGAAGCGGAAGATCAGGAAAAATTCGAGCTTGCTATTATCGAGAATATTCAGCGGCATGATCTCAATCCCATTGAGGAATCTCGCGCGTATGAACGACTTTCGAAGGAATTTCAGCTCTCTCAGGAAGCGATAGCGAAGAAGATGGGGCGAAGTCGGAGCGCTATAGCCAATACGATGCGACTCTTGCAATTGCCCATTGATATACAACGTGCGGTTGCCGATGAAACAATTTCCGAAGGACACGCTAAGGCGCTTCTCTCTATCGATAATCCTGAGAAGCAGCGAGCGCTTTTCGATTTGATTGTCCAACAGGGTCTCACGGTGCGCGAGGCGGAAATGAAGTCGCGAAACGTCTCGACTCGACCGCCAAGAAAATCCGCATCGAAAGACCCGGAAATCGAAGCTCGCGAGAGTGCTTTGTCAGAAATATTTGGCACAAAAGTGCGTATCGCAAAAACCAATGCCGGAGGCATGATTCGCATCGATTATTTTTCCGATGAGGAATTCAGAAATATCTTCTCGAAACTCGCCAGCAAAGGCGAAGAAAATATACAAAGATAA
- a CDS encoding mannose-1-phosphate guanylyltransferase has product MSEEYLVKNSKHFYAVIMAGGSGTRLWPLSRKSLPKQFHNFVSESGSTLLEDTWERVRHTIPNVQNIFVGTSDRYRNKILSLLPDIDSDHLIIEPAPRGTAAAIALAAQEIFHRDPEAILATIASDHVIANSEAFSSALLSAFETASTFPDKIVTLGINPTTPDTGFGYIKMGDDLGTIRDHRVFSIEAFKEKPDRETAEEYLKNWEYLWNAGYFIFSVQTLLNRVKSLTPTLFETLEHMEKERENPKARQALFESLPNDPIEPAIIEKLPPEERAVIPAPLEWSDVGNWSAIFDLLEKQHEVSIIARGNHVDVGSKKCLILSDKKLIATIGLENIVVVETNDCILVASKDKVSDIKALLEKIKQEKGEEYL; this is encoded by the coding sequence ATGTCCGAAGAATATCTTGTCAAGAATTCAAAGCATTTCTACGCCGTCATCATGGCTGGCGGAAGTGGCACCCGCCTCTGGCCACTTTCGAGGAAGTCTCTGCCGAAGCAGTTCCACAACTTTGTTTCCGAAAGCGGATCAACGCTCCTCGAAGACACGTGGGAACGAGTGCGCCACACCATTCCAAACGTGCAGAATATCTTTGTGGGAACAAGTGACCGCTACCGTAATAAAATTCTCAGTCTCCTCCCGGATATTGATTCTGACCACCTCATCATCGAGCCAGCCCCTCGCGGCACTGCCGCCGCCATCGCTCTCGCGGCACAAGAAATATTCCATCGCGACCCAGAAGCTATCCTCGCGACCATTGCTTCCGACCACGTAATCGCCAATAGCGAAGCGTTTTCATCGGCACTCCTTTCTGCCTTCGAAACAGCGTCAACATTTCCAGACAAAATAGTGACACTCGGTATTAATCCGACCACTCCCGACACCGGTTTTGGGTATATAAAAATGGGTGATGATCTCGGCACGATTCGAGATCATCGTGTTTTCTCGATTGAAGCTTTCAAAGAAAAACCCGATAGAGAAACCGCCGAAGAATATCTCAAGAATTGGGAGTATCTCTGGAATGCCGGCTACTTTATCTTTTCTGTGCAAACGCTCCTCAATCGAGTGAAATCCCTTACGCCCACACTGTTCGAAACCCTCGAACATATGGAAAAAGAACGAGAAAATCCGAAGGCACGACAAGCGCTCTTCGAAAGCCTCCCGAATGACCCGATAGAACCCGCCATTATCGAGAAACTCCCCCCAGAAGAACGCGCCGTCATCCCCGCGCCACTCGAGTGGAGCGATGTTGGCAATTGGTCAGCGATATTCGACCTCCTCGAGAAACAACACGAGGTTTCTATCATCGCGCGCGGCAATCATGTCGATGTCGGAAGCAAGAAATGCCTCATCCTTTCCGACAAAAAACTCATCGCCACTATCGGTCTGGAAAACATCGTCGTCGTCGAAACCAATGACTGCATCCTCGTTGCAAGCAAGGATAAAGTTTCCGATATCAAAGCACTCTTGGAAAAAATAAAACAAGAAAAGGGCGAGGAATATCTCTAG
- a CDS encoding fibronectin type III domain-containing protein: MIEKLKAPWRRKDERWNDNRDIPSKSKGIFHRVAIGMAKLFAVAVLVGSVGVWLNAWFVNRSEEAKLAALEREKAQEQSTSAAQSAETKSSPPAEVLGENDLGGVGVLSSENYRVGQIVLGGDVGLLSQGDELTELAVDDIRGETLGSKNQNEGRALITWRTSKAAKSTLKYSKTAGGSEKSLDEDGFGMSHSAVLSNLDLSSTYLYTVTVRDRYGNEITSDPHAVYTGTRVVSLFELITNALQEVFGWAVKK; this comes from the coding sequence ATGATTGAGAAGTTGAAGGCGCCGTGGCGCCGGAAAGACGAGCGGTGGAATGATAATCGGGATATTCCCTCGAAATCAAAGGGAATATTTCATCGTGTCGCAATCGGCATGGCAAAGCTTTTCGCTGTTGCGGTGCTCGTGGGTTCTGTGGGCGTCTGGTTAAATGCATGGTTTGTGAATCGGTCGGAAGAGGCAAAGCTCGCGGCACTCGAACGTGAAAAAGCGCAGGAACAATCGACGAGTGCGGCACAAAGTGCGGAAACGAAATCATCTCCACCAGCCGAAGTGCTTGGTGAGAATGATTTGGGTGGTGTCGGCGTTCTCTCAAGTGAAAACTATCGCGTCGGGCAAATCGTCTTGGGCGGCGATGTCGGACTGCTCTCGCAGGGTGATGAGTTGACCGAGCTTGCTGTCGATGATATTCGAGGTGAGACACTGGGGAGTAAGAATCAAAACGAGGGGCGAGCGCTCATTACGTGGAGAACGAGCAAAGCGGCAAAATCGACACTGAAATATAGCAAAACTGCAGGAGGGAGCGAAAAGTCTCTTGACGAAGATGGATTTGGAATGTCACATAGTGCCGTTCTTTCGAATCTCGATCTTTCCTCGACGTATCTCTACACCGTGACGGTTCGTGATCGTTATGGCAACGAAATTACGAGTGATCCGCATGCGGTGTATACAGGGACGCGAGTGGTGTCACTCTTTGAGCTTATCACCAATGCTTTGCAAGAGGTCTTCGGTTGGGCAGTGAAGAAATAA